One genomic region from Drosophila busckii strain San Diego stock center, stock number 13000-0081.31 chromosome 3R, ASM1175060v1, whole genome shotgun sequence encodes:
- the LOC108604357 gene encoding uncharacterized protein LOC108604357 isoform X1: MTRDGEIPAIFNPKRVRTPSVVVTGDSTTNGAFNNNNTGPGIGTVPSSSSSGCGFSNVLTSSNPQITHQDSISSSQQDPNELITIQADTPTGAQLAHFGGDSSDAHTAQLNIEAQPNGGQAGEDAELRFRKLKACKQSCCSELAKKMYFGVCVTILVTASWVGATHCIKYMYLYRTPYDEVLDDELDTSSSRAELSTELEDILAISDSSLHHVEDATEMFNIPPRQPVYFSAPFFAAWFFTNFSLLFFPIYILGLLSARRCDKLSEILADVLRGFRERGFTIGRFLNRCLSFCVLWLVTTYLYTLSLHVLFATDALALFATNVACVYLLSWVILHEQFVGVRIVAVILCDTGIALLAYMDGITESRTLGGVVLATLAAAGYAVFRVMFRKVMGDPPVAQVAFTFTVLGLLNALLLWPVVLALYLTGAENLSAESIPWNILLAASVLLLVFHVLMQFSAAVTYNMFVTLGLITAVPVSGALDVILYSATFAGMKLAGVILIAIGFFLVMFPENWPDYITRLLRKSVRAILRYQCCCELAEIRYAHSKHHNAGSQCEMGSRPSERYFNRSASHHYRLSDGVHNVPSSFSSLWPCEMTDLSPTTAGFLHGNTNAHQHQHQQQLLQQQQQHHRHQQHLQRQHSHTSLTMIHRQSSSHSMHGSRRGSGGLRAPPTGTGRLFSYFGNEHEHEPDRKKSETSFFNLGFRRKSTVVYYAPQD; the protein is encoded by the exons ATGACGCGCGACGGCGAAATACCAGCCATCTTTAATCCGAAACGTGTACGCACGCCATCGGTTGTGGTCACCGGCGATTCGACGACCAATGGCGcctttaacaacaacaacactgggCCAGGGATTGGCACTgtgccgagcagcagcagcagtggctgcGGCTTTAGCAATGTCTTAACTTCCAGCAATCCGCAAATAACCCACCAAGACTCCATCTCATCCAGTCAGCAAGATCCCAATGAGCTCATTACCATACAAGCGGACACGCCCACAGGCGCACAGTTGGCTCACTTTGGTGGCGACTCCAGCGATGCGCACACCGCTCAGTTGAACATAGAAGCGCAGCCAAATGGTGGACAAGCTGGCGAGGATGCGGAGCTGCGCTTTCGCAAGCTCAAGGCCTGCAAGCAGAGCTGCTGCTCCGAACTGGCCAAAAAG ATGTACTTTGGCGTTTGTGTCACCATCTTGGTCACTGCTTCGTGGGTGGGTGCGACGCACTGCATCAAGTAcatgtatttatatagaaCACCCTACGATGAGGTGCTCGACGATGAGCTGGACACCTCGTCGAGTCGCGCGGAGCTAAGCACCGAGCTGGAGGACATACTGGCCATCAGTGACTCGTCGCTGCATCATGTCGAGGACGCCACCGAGATGTTCAATATACCACCGCGGCAGCCAGTTTACTTCAGTGCGCCATTCTTTGCTGCCTGGTTCTTTACCAACTTCTCACTGCTCTTCTTTCCCATCTACATACTCGGATTGCTCTCGGCTCGCCGTTGCGACAAGCTCAGCGAGATCCTGGCCGATGTGCTGCGTGGATTTCGCGAACGTGGCTTCACTATAG GACGTTTTCTGAATCGCTGCTTGTCCTTCTGCGTGCTCTGGCTGGTGACCACATATCTGTATACTTTGTCCCTGCACGTGCTGTTTGCCACCGATGCGCTGGCGCTCTTTGCCACCAATGTAGCATGCGTCTATCTGCTCTCCTGGGTGATACTACACGAGCAGTTCGTGGGCGTGCGT ATTGTGGCAGTTATATTGTGCGACACGGGCATAGCTTTGTTGGCTTATATGGACGGCATAACCGAAAGTCGCACCTTGGGTGGCGTCGTCTTGGCCACGTTAGCTGCTGCCGGCTATGCCGTGTTTAGG gTTATGTTTCGCAAGGTGATGGGCGATCCGCCAGTGGCTCAAGTTGCATTCACATTCACAGTGCTGGGACTGctcaatgcgctgctgctgtggcctgTGGTGCTGGCGCTTTACCTCACAGGCGCCGAGAATCTATCAGCTGAAAGCATACCCTGGAATATACTGCTGGCAGCCAGTGTGCTGTTATTGG TGTTCCATGTGCTGATGCAGTTCAGCGCCGCCGTTACCTACAACATGTTTGTGACTTTGGGCCTGATTACGGCCGTGCCCGTTTCGGGTG CGCTCGATGTCATACTGTACAGTGCAACCTTTGCTGGCATGAAACTGGCCGGCGTCATATTAATTGCCATTGGCTTCTTTCTCGTCATGTTTCCGGAAAACTGGCCCGACTATATAACTCGACTGCTGCG AAAGAGCGTTCGTGCCATTCTTCGTTACCAATGTTGTTGTGAATTAGCCGAAATACGCTATGCTCATTCG AAGCATCATAATGCTGGGTCACAATGCGAG ATGGGGTCGCGGCCCTCGGAGCGGTACTTCAACAGGTCAGCATCCCACCATTATAGACTATCGGACGGGGTACATAATGTCCCATCTTCGTTCTCCTCTCTCTGGCCGTGTGAGATGACTGATCTATCGCCAACTACAGCTGGGTTTCTGCATGGCAACACCAACgcacatcaacatcaacatcaacagcaacttttacagcaacagcaacaacatcatcgACACCAGCAGCATCTGCAGCGCCAGCACTCGCACACCTCGCTGACCATGATCCacaggcagagcagcagccacagcatgCACGGCAGTCGACGCGGCAGTGGCGGCTTGCGTGCTCCACCCACAGGCACTGGACGTCTCTTCTCTTACTTTGGCAACGAGCATGAGCACGAGCCTGATCGCAAAAAGTCCGAAACCTCATTCTTCAACTTGGGCTTTCGTCGCAAGTCCACAGTGGTTTACTATGCGCCACAGGATTAA
- the LOC108604357 gene encoding uncharacterized protein LOC108604357 isoform X2, with amino-acid sequence MTRDGEIPAIFNPKRVRTPSVVVTGDSTTNGAFNNNNTGPGIGTVPSSSSSGCGFSNVLTSSNPQITHQDSISSSQQDPNELITIQADTPTGAQLAHFGGDSSDAHTAQLNIEAQPNGGQAGEDAELRFRKLKACKQSCCSELAKKMYFGVCVTILVTASWVGATHCIKYMYLYRTPYDEVLDDELDTSSSRAELSTELEDILAISDSSLHHVEDATEMFNIPPRQPVYFSAPFFAAWFFTNFSLLFFPIYILGLLSARRCDKLSEILADVLRGFRERGFTIGRFLNRCLSFCVLWLVTTYLYTLSLHVLFATDALALFATNVACVYLLSWVILHEQFVGVRIVAVILCDTGIALLAYMDGITESRTLGGVVLATLAAAGYAVFRVMFRKVMGDPPVAQVAFTFTVLGLLNALLLWPVVLALYLTGAENLSAESIPWNILLAASVLLLVFHVLMQFSAAVTYNMFVTLGLITAVPVSGALDVILYSATFAGMKLAGVILIAIGFFLVMFPENWPDYITRLLRKSVRAILRYQCCCELAEIRYAHSMGSRPSERYFNRSASHHYRLSDGVHNVPSSFSSLWPCEMTDLSPTTAGFLHGNTNAHQHQHQQQLLQQQQQHHRHQQHLQRQHSHTSLTMIHRQSSSHSMHGSRRGSGGLRAPPTGTGRLFSYFGNEHEHEPDRKKSETSFFNLGFRRKSTVVYYAPQD; translated from the exons ATGACGCGCGACGGCGAAATACCAGCCATCTTTAATCCGAAACGTGTACGCACGCCATCGGTTGTGGTCACCGGCGATTCGACGACCAATGGCGcctttaacaacaacaacactgggCCAGGGATTGGCACTgtgccgagcagcagcagcagtggctgcGGCTTTAGCAATGTCTTAACTTCCAGCAATCCGCAAATAACCCACCAAGACTCCATCTCATCCAGTCAGCAAGATCCCAATGAGCTCATTACCATACAAGCGGACACGCCCACAGGCGCACAGTTGGCTCACTTTGGTGGCGACTCCAGCGATGCGCACACCGCTCAGTTGAACATAGAAGCGCAGCCAAATGGTGGACAAGCTGGCGAGGATGCGGAGCTGCGCTTTCGCAAGCTCAAGGCCTGCAAGCAGAGCTGCTGCTCCGAACTGGCCAAAAAG ATGTACTTTGGCGTTTGTGTCACCATCTTGGTCACTGCTTCGTGGGTGGGTGCGACGCACTGCATCAAGTAcatgtatttatatagaaCACCCTACGATGAGGTGCTCGACGATGAGCTGGACACCTCGTCGAGTCGCGCGGAGCTAAGCACCGAGCTGGAGGACATACTGGCCATCAGTGACTCGTCGCTGCATCATGTCGAGGACGCCACCGAGATGTTCAATATACCACCGCGGCAGCCAGTTTACTTCAGTGCGCCATTCTTTGCTGCCTGGTTCTTTACCAACTTCTCACTGCTCTTCTTTCCCATCTACATACTCGGATTGCTCTCGGCTCGCCGTTGCGACAAGCTCAGCGAGATCCTGGCCGATGTGCTGCGTGGATTTCGCGAACGTGGCTTCACTATAG GACGTTTTCTGAATCGCTGCTTGTCCTTCTGCGTGCTCTGGCTGGTGACCACATATCTGTATACTTTGTCCCTGCACGTGCTGTTTGCCACCGATGCGCTGGCGCTCTTTGCCACCAATGTAGCATGCGTCTATCTGCTCTCCTGGGTGATACTACACGAGCAGTTCGTGGGCGTGCGT ATTGTGGCAGTTATATTGTGCGACACGGGCATAGCTTTGTTGGCTTATATGGACGGCATAACCGAAAGTCGCACCTTGGGTGGCGTCGTCTTGGCCACGTTAGCTGCTGCCGGCTATGCCGTGTTTAGG gTTATGTTTCGCAAGGTGATGGGCGATCCGCCAGTGGCTCAAGTTGCATTCACATTCACAGTGCTGGGACTGctcaatgcgctgctgctgtggcctgTGGTGCTGGCGCTTTACCTCACAGGCGCCGAGAATCTATCAGCTGAAAGCATACCCTGGAATATACTGCTGGCAGCCAGTGTGCTGTTATTGG TGTTCCATGTGCTGATGCAGTTCAGCGCCGCCGTTACCTACAACATGTTTGTGACTTTGGGCCTGATTACGGCCGTGCCCGTTTCGGGTG CGCTCGATGTCATACTGTACAGTGCAACCTTTGCTGGCATGAAACTGGCCGGCGTCATATTAATTGCCATTGGCTTCTTTCTCGTCATGTTTCCGGAAAACTGGCCCGACTATATAACTCGACTGCTGCG AAAGAGCGTTCGTGCCATTCTTCGTTACCAATGTTGTTGTGAATTAGCCGAAATACGCTATGCTCATTCG ATGGGGTCGCGGCCCTCGGAGCGGTACTTCAACAGGTCAGCATCCCACCATTATAGACTATCGGACGGGGTACATAATGTCCCATCTTCGTTCTCCTCTCTCTGGCCGTGTGAGATGACTGATCTATCGCCAACTACAGCTGGGTTTCTGCATGGCAACACCAACgcacatcaacatcaacatcaacagcaacttttacagcaacagcaacaacatcatcgACACCAGCAGCATCTGCAGCGCCAGCACTCGCACACCTCGCTGACCATGATCCacaggcagagcagcagccacagcatgCACGGCAGTCGACGCGGCAGTGGCGGCTTGCGTGCTCCACCCACAGGCACTGGACGTCTCTTCTCTTACTTTGGCAACGAGCATGAGCACGAGCCTGATCGCAAAAAGTCCGAAACCTCATTCTTCAACTTGGGCTTTCGTCGCAAGTCCACAGTGGTTTACTATGCGCCACAGGATTAA
- the LOC108604357 gene encoding putative thiamine transporter SLC35F3 isoform X3 — protein sequence MTRDGEIPAIFNPKRVRTPSVVVTGDSTTNGAFNNNNTGPGIGTVPSSSSSGCGFSNVLTSSNPQITHQDSISSSQQDPNELITIQADTPTGAQLAHFGGDSSDAHTAQLNIEAQPNGGQAGEDAELRFRKLKACKQSCCSELAKKMYFGVCVTILVTASWVGATHCIKYMYLYRTPYDEVLDDELDTSSSRAELSTELEDILAISDSSLHHVEDATEMFNIPPRQPVYFSAPFFAAWFFTNFSLLFFPIYILGLLSARRCDKLSEILADVLRGFRERGFTIGRFLNRCLSFCVLWLVTTYLYTLSLHVLFATDALALFATNVACVYLLSWVILHEQFVGVRIVAVILCDTGIALLAYMDGITESRTLGGVVLATLAAAGYAVFRVMFRKVMGDPPVAQVAFTFTVLGLLNALLLWPVVLALYLTGAENLSAESIPWNILLAASVLLLVFHVLMQFSAAVTYNMFVTLGLITAVPVSGALDVILYSATFAGMKLAGVILIAIGFFLVMFPENWPDYITRLLRSIIMLGHNARWGRGPRSGTSTGQHPTIIDYRTGYIMSHLRSPLSGRVR from the exons ATGACGCGCGACGGCGAAATACCAGCCATCTTTAATCCGAAACGTGTACGCACGCCATCGGTTGTGGTCACCGGCGATTCGACGACCAATGGCGcctttaacaacaacaacactgggCCAGGGATTGGCACTgtgccgagcagcagcagcagtggctgcGGCTTTAGCAATGTCTTAACTTCCAGCAATCCGCAAATAACCCACCAAGACTCCATCTCATCCAGTCAGCAAGATCCCAATGAGCTCATTACCATACAAGCGGACACGCCCACAGGCGCACAGTTGGCTCACTTTGGTGGCGACTCCAGCGATGCGCACACCGCTCAGTTGAACATAGAAGCGCAGCCAAATGGTGGACAAGCTGGCGAGGATGCGGAGCTGCGCTTTCGCAAGCTCAAGGCCTGCAAGCAGAGCTGCTGCTCCGAACTGGCCAAAAAG ATGTACTTTGGCGTTTGTGTCACCATCTTGGTCACTGCTTCGTGGGTGGGTGCGACGCACTGCATCAAGTAcatgtatttatatagaaCACCCTACGATGAGGTGCTCGACGATGAGCTGGACACCTCGTCGAGTCGCGCGGAGCTAAGCACCGAGCTGGAGGACATACTGGCCATCAGTGACTCGTCGCTGCATCATGTCGAGGACGCCACCGAGATGTTCAATATACCACCGCGGCAGCCAGTTTACTTCAGTGCGCCATTCTTTGCTGCCTGGTTCTTTACCAACTTCTCACTGCTCTTCTTTCCCATCTACATACTCGGATTGCTCTCGGCTCGCCGTTGCGACAAGCTCAGCGAGATCCTGGCCGATGTGCTGCGTGGATTTCGCGAACGTGGCTTCACTATAG GACGTTTTCTGAATCGCTGCTTGTCCTTCTGCGTGCTCTGGCTGGTGACCACATATCTGTATACTTTGTCCCTGCACGTGCTGTTTGCCACCGATGCGCTGGCGCTCTTTGCCACCAATGTAGCATGCGTCTATCTGCTCTCCTGGGTGATACTACACGAGCAGTTCGTGGGCGTGCGT ATTGTGGCAGTTATATTGTGCGACACGGGCATAGCTTTGTTGGCTTATATGGACGGCATAACCGAAAGTCGCACCTTGGGTGGCGTCGTCTTGGCCACGTTAGCTGCTGCCGGCTATGCCGTGTTTAGG gTTATGTTTCGCAAGGTGATGGGCGATCCGCCAGTGGCTCAAGTTGCATTCACATTCACAGTGCTGGGACTGctcaatgcgctgctgctgtggcctgTGGTGCTGGCGCTTTACCTCACAGGCGCCGAGAATCTATCAGCTGAAAGCATACCCTGGAATATACTGCTGGCAGCCAGTGTGCTGTTATTGG TGTTCCATGTGCTGATGCAGTTCAGCGCCGCCGTTACCTACAACATGTTTGTGACTTTGGGCCTGATTACGGCCGTGCCCGTTTCGGGTG CGCTCGATGTCATACTGTACAGTGCAACCTTTGCTGGCATGAAACTGGCCGGCGTCATATTAATTGCCATTGGCTTCTTTCTCGTCATGTTTCCGGAAAACTGGCCCGACTATATAACTCGACTGCTGCG AAGCATCATAATGCTGGGTCACAATGCGAG ATGGGGTCGCGGCCCTCGGAGCGGTACTTCAACAGGTCAGCATCCCACCATTATAGACTATCGGACGGGGTACATAATGTCCCATCTTCGTTCTCCTCTCTCTGGCCGTGTGAGATGA
- the LOC108604357 gene encoding putative thiamine transporter SLC35F3 isoform X4 produces the protein MTRDGEIPAIFNPKRVRTPSVVVTGDSTTNGAFNNNNTGPGIGTVPSSSSSGCGFSNVLTSSNPQITHQDSISSSQQDPNELITIQADTPTGAQLAHFGGDSSDAHTAQLNIEAQPNGGQAGEDAELRFRKLKACKQSCCSELAKKMYFGVCVTILVTASWVGATHCIKYMYLYRTPYDEVLDDELDTSSSRAELSTELEDILAISDSSLHHVEDATEMFNIPPRQPVYFSAPFFAAWFFTNFSLLFFPIYILGLLSARRCDKLSEILADVLRGFRERGFTIGRFLNRCLSFCVLWLVTTYLYTLSLHVLFATDALALFATNVACVYLLSWVILHEQFVGVRIVAVILCDTGIALLAYMDGITESRTLGGVVLATLAAAGYAVFRVMFRKVMGDPPVAQVAFTFTVLGLLNALLLWPVVLALYLTGAENLSAESIPWNILLAASVLLLVFHVLMQFSAAVTYNMFVTLGLITAVPVSGALDVILYSATFAGMKLAGVILIAIGFFLVMFPENWPDYITRLLRKSVRAILRYQCCCELAEIRYAHSKHHNAGSQCER, from the exons ATGACGCGCGACGGCGAAATACCAGCCATCTTTAATCCGAAACGTGTACGCACGCCATCGGTTGTGGTCACCGGCGATTCGACGACCAATGGCGcctttaacaacaacaacactgggCCAGGGATTGGCACTgtgccgagcagcagcagcagtggctgcGGCTTTAGCAATGTCTTAACTTCCAGCAATCCGCAAATAACCCACCAAGACTCCATCTCATCCAGTCAGCAAGATCCCAATGAGCTCATTACCATACAAGCGGACACGCCCACAGGCGCACAGTTGGCTCACTTTGGTGGCGACTCCAGCGATGCGCACACCGCTCAGTTGAACATAGAAGCGCAGCCAAATGGTGGACAAGCTGGCGAGGATGCGGAGCTGCGCTTTCGCAAGCTCAAGGCCTGCAAGCAGAGCTGCTGCTCCGAACTGGCCAAAAAG ATGTACTTTGGCGTTTGTGTCACCATCTTGGTCACTGCTTCGTGGGTGGGTGCGACGCACTGCATCAAGTAcatgtatttatatagaaCACCCTACGATGAGGTGCTCGACGATGAGCTGGACACCTCGTCGAGTCGCGCGGAGCTAAGCACCGAGCTGGAGGACATACTGGCCATCAGTGACTCGTCGCTGCATCATGTCGAGGACGCCACCGAGATGTTCAATATACCACCGCGGCAGCCAGTTTACTTCAGTGCGCCATTCTTTGCTGCCTGGTTCTTTACCAACTTCTCACTGCTCTTCTTTCCCATCTACATACTCGGATTGCTCTCGGCTCGCCGTTGCGACAAGCTCAGCGAGATCCTGGCCGATGTGCTGCGTGGATTTCGCGAACGTGGCTTCACTATAG GACGTTTTCTGAATCGCTGCTTGTCCTTCTGCGTGCTCTGGCTGGTGACCACATATCTGTATACTTTGTCCCTGCACGTGCTGTTTGCCACCGATGCGCTGGCGCTCTTTGCCACCAATGTAGCATGCGTCTATCTGCTCTCCTGGGTGATACTACACGAGCAGTTCGTGGGCGTGCGT ATTGTGGCAGTTATATTGTGCGACACGGGCATAGCTTTGTTGGCTTATATGGACGGCATAACCGAAAGTCGCACCTTGGGTGGCGTCGTCTTGGCCACGTTAGCTGCTGCCGGCTATGCCGTGTTTAGG gTTATGTTTCGCAAGGTGATGGGCGATCCGCCAGTGGCTCAAGTTGCATTCACATTCACAGTGCTGGGACTGctcaatgcgctgctgctgtggcctgTGGTGCTGGCGCTTTACCTCACAGGCGCCGAGAATCTATCAGCTGAAAGCATACCCTGGAATATACTGCTGGCAGCCAGTGTGCTGTTATTGG TGTTCCATGTGCTGATGCAGTTCAGCGCCGCCGTTACCTACAACATGTTTGTGACTTTGGGCCTGATTACGGCCGTGCCCGTTTCGGGTG CGCTCGATGTCATACTGTACAGTGCAACCTTTGCTGGCATGAAACTGGCCGGCGTCATATTAATTGCCATTGGCTTCTTTCTCGTCATGTTTCCGGAAAACTGGCCCGACTATATAACTCGACTGCTGCG AAAGAGCGTTCGTGCCATTCTTCGTTACCAATGTTGTTGTGAATTAGCCGAAATACGCTATGCTCATTCG AAGCATCATAATGCTGGGTCACAATGCGAG CGGTAG
- the LOC108603067 gene encoding uncharacterized protein LOC108603067: MALFIPSSILGRSYLLFVLVLIVGVFAQHEWQARDAFDEIKIQFDKVNADNCLIQHHGDLFMPADVVSHKPDIKEVNVNPVFPNRTALLHLQNMALTRSFFWSYILQSRFIRPAINDTYDPGMMYYFLSTVADVSANPSINASAIYFSPNSSYSSSYRGFFNKTFPRFGPRTFRLDDFNDPIHLQKISTWNTFDVQDLGAHHPDSISKDYTHDLYKINEWYRAWLPDNVAGRHDTKITYQVEIRYANNTNETFTFHGPPGSEETPGPIKFTRPYFDCGRSNKWLVAAVVPIADIYPRHTQFRHIEYPKYTAVSVLEMDFERIDINQCPLGEGNKGPNHFADTARCKKETTECEPLHGWGFRRGGYQCRCKPGWRLPNTVRRPYLGEIVERASAEQYYNDYDCLKIGWIHKLPIQWDKAPYHLREMYLDQHPEYRNYTTGSRSLHAEHLNIDQALKYIHGVNYRTCKNFHPQDLILRGDVSFGAKEQFANEAKMAVRLANFISAFLQVSDPNEVYSGKRVADKPLTEDQMIGETLAIVLGDSKVWSATTLWERNKFTNRTYFAPYAYKTELNTRKFKVEDLARLNKTHELYTEKKYFKFLKQRWNTNFDDLETFYMKIKIRHNETGEYQQKYEHYPNSYRAASIKHGYWAQPQFDCNGYVKKWLVTYAVPFFGWDSLKVKLEFKGVVAVSMDMLQLDINQCPDWYYEPNAFKNTHKCDEKTSYCVPIMGRGYETGGYKCECLQGYEYPFEDLITYYDGQLVEAEYQNIVVDKETRYDMFKCRLAGAASLQSALGLVIALFGLTLTLLYRFS, encoded by the exons atggCATTGTTTATACCCTCATCGATACTGGGGCGCagctatttgctttttgtgctggTGCTCATCGTGGGCGTGTTCGCTCAGCATGAGTGGCAGGCGCGCGATGCCTTTGacgaaattaaaatacaatttgataAAGTAAATGCCGATAACTGCCTTATACAACATCATGGAGATTTGTTTATGCCCGCGGATGTGGTGTCCCACAAGCCGGACATCAAAGAGGTGAACGTGAATCCTGTGTTTCCCAATCGCACAgcattgctgcatttgcagaATATGGCGTTGACACGCAGCTTCTTCTGGAGTTATATACTGCAGTCACGTTTTATACGTCCAGCTATAAACGATACGTATGATCCAGGCATGATGTACTATTTTCTATCCACCGTGGCAGATGTGTCTGCTAATCCCAGCATCAACGCATCGGCTATATACTTTTCGCCAAATAGCTCCTACTCTTCCTCGTATCGTGGCTTCTTCAATAAGACTTTTCCACGCTTTGGACCGCGCACGTTTCGCCTGGACGATTTTAACGATCCTATACATCTACAAAAGATATCCACGTGGAATACGTTTGATGTGCAAGACTTGGGCGCACATCATCCCGACTCTATATCCAAGGACTATACGCATGATTTGTACAAAATTAACGAATGGTATCGCGCATGGCTGCCGGACAATGTGGCTGGACGCCACGATACCAAGATTACATATCAAGTTGAAATACGCTATGCCAACAATACAAATGAAACATTTACATTCCATGGTCCGCCTGGCTCTGAAGAGACACCGGGTCCCATCAAGTTTACGCGACCTTATTTCGATTGTGGGCGTTCCAACAAATGGCTAGTGGCAGCAGTGGTGCCCATAGCTGATATATATCCAAGACATACGCAGTTCCGACACATAGAGTATCCCAA aTATACGGCTGTCTCGGTGCTGGAAATGGATTTTGAGCGCATAGATATAAATCAGTGTCCACTAGGCGAGGGCAACAAGGGACCGAATCATTTTGCAGACACGGCGCGTTGTAAAAAGGAAACGACTGAGTGTGAACCGCTACATGGTTGGGGCTTTAGGCGTGGTGGCTATCAATGTCGCTGTAAGCCGGGCTGGCGACTGCCGAATACAGTAAGGCGACCTTATCTAGGCGAGATTGTGGAACGCGCTTCAGCAGAGCAATATTACAATGACTATGACTGCCTCAAAATTGGCT GGATACATAAGCTGCCCATACAGTGGGACAAGGCGCCTTATCATTTGCGTGAAATGTATTTGGATCAGCATCCTGAATATCGCAATTATACAACAGGCTCCAGATCGCTGCATGCGGAGCATTTGAACATAGATCAGGCATTGAAATATATACATGGCGTTAACTATCGCACATGCAAAAA CTTCCATCCGCAGGATTTGATACTGCGCGGCGATGTTAGCTTTGGCGCCAAGGAGCAGTTTGCCAATGAAGCCAAAATGGCTGTGCGCTTGGCCAACTTTATTAGCGCCTTTTTGCAG GTCTCCGATCCCAATGAAGTCTACTCGGGCAAACGTGTGGCTGACAAGCCGCTGACCGAGGATCAAATGATTGGTGAAACGCTGGCCATTGTGCTGGGCGACAGCAAAGTCTGGTCGGCAACAACGCTCTGGGAGCGCAATAAGTTCACCAATCGCACCTACTTTGCACCCTATGCCTATAAGACGGAGCTGAATACACGCAAGTTCAAGGTGGAGGATCTGGCACGTTTGAACAAAACACACGAACTCTATACAGAGAAGAAGTACTTTAAGTTTTTGAAGCAACGCTGGAATACAAACTTTGATGATCTCGAAACGTTCTACATGAAAATCAAGATACGTCACAATGAGACAGGTGAATACCAGCAAAAGTATGAGCACTACCCCAACTCGTATCGTGCGGCGAGCATCAAGCACGGCTACTGGGCACAGCCGCAGTTTGATTGCAATGGCTATGTGAAGAAGTGGCTGGTGACCTATGCAGTGCCGTTCTTTGGCTGGGATAGCCTCAAAGTCAAACTGGAATTCAA AGGTGTGGTGGCCGTTTCTATGGATATGCTGCAGCTGGATATTAACCAGTGCCCGGACTGGTATTATGAGCCCAATGCGTTCAAGAATACGCACAAGTGTGACGAGAAGACTTCTTAT TGTGTGCCTATCATGGGACGTGGCTATGAAACTGGCGGCTACAAGTGCGAATGTTTGCAGGGCTATGAGTATCCTTTTGAGGATTTGATTACCTACTATGATGGGCAGCTTGTGGAAGCGGAATATCAGAATATTGTTGTGGATAAGGAAACGCGTTATGACATGTTCAAGTGTCGTCTGGCAGGTGCAGCAAGTTTGCAATCAGCATTGGGTTTGGTTATAGCGCTATTTGGCCTAACGCTAACGCTGCTTTATAGATTTAGTTAa